A single region of the Bacillota bacterium genome encodes:
- a CDS encoding Cof-type HAD-IIB family hydrolase encodes MMMQKKVVRLVVVDLDGTLLDRSKVLRDDVKATVARLRRAGVRFSIATGRTFPSAARYARELGLFEPIVAGSGAVIKSALTGEELGCLVLPRDVATRVLEETRGLGVPTYVFTGERILADRPSSFSPLYARSLGHPIELSRDILREDLEEPVMIVLRTTLARTKEIREEMARRFGNTVCVTSSAPFFVDFLHPMASKAAGVEAVARHLGIPRESVMAVGDGLNDMGMLKYAGIGVLVSNAPEDLWPGADYVTREPFTDGVLEAIRLFVEEA; translated from the coding sequence ATGATGATGCAGAAGAAGGTTGTCAGGCTGGTGGTCGTTGATCTGGACGGCACGCTCCTGGACAGGTCCAAGGTGCTCCGGGATGACGTGAAGGCAACCGTGGCCAGGCTGAGGAGGGCCGGGGTCAGGTTCAGCATCGCCACGGGAAGGACCTTCCCATCCGCGGCCCGCTATGCCAGGGAACTAGGGCTTTTTGAACCAATCGTGGCGGGGAGCGGCGCGGTGATAAAGAGCGCCCTCACGGGGGAGGAACTGGGGTGCCTGGTGCTGCCCAGGGACGTGGCCACGCGTGTGCTGGAGGAGACCCGGGGGTTGGGTGTGCCCACCTATGTGTTCACCGGGGAGAGGATCCTGGCGGATCGCCCCAGCTCCTTCAGCCCCCTCTATGCCAGGAGTCTTGGGCACCCCATCGAACTGTCCCGGGACATTCTCCGGGAGGACCTGGAAGAACCTGTCATGATCGTGCTCAGGACAACCCTGGCCAGGACGAAGGAGATCCGCGAGGAGATGGCCCGGAGGTTTGGGAACACCGTGTGTGTCACGAGTTCCGCCCCATTCTTCGTGGACTTCCTCCACCCTATGGCATCCAAGGCCGCCGGGGTTGAGGCTGTTGCCCGTCACCTTGGCATTCCCCGTGAGAGCGTGATGGCGGTTGGGGACGGCCTGAACGACATGGGAATGCTAAAGTACGCTGGGATTGGAGTGCTGGTCTCCAACGCCCCGGAGGACCTCTGGCCAGGCGCCGACTACGTTACCCGGGAGCCCTTTACCGACGGGGTGCTGGAGGCGATAAGGCTATTCGTGGAAGAGGCCTAG
- a CDS encoding M55 family metallopeptidase, translated as MKVFISADMEGVTGVVSWDHVSRENPEYERHRLTMTLEVNAAIEGAFDGGATEVTVNDSHDTMKNLLLEEIHPEARVITGSPKPSSMCQGLDESFGAVFLTGCHARAGTPGVLSHTYTQDVAELRFNGMVFGEIAMNAAFAGAVGVPVALVVGDSAAAEEAIGALGHLGPVQALAVKRHVTRFSADHTHPSRSRQLIREAARRAVLGASRISPFLVEGPVGVEIRFINPGLADAASLMPGVTRLDALTVACQALDCLTALRAARAMIVLASRN; from the coding sequence GTGAAGGTATTCATCTCCGCGGACATGGAGGGGGTCACCGGTGTGGTGTCCTGGGACCACGTGAGCCGGGAAAACCCTGAGTACGAGCGACACCGCCTCACAATGACGCTGGAGGTCAACGCGGCCATCGAGGGAGCCTTTGATGGAGGCGCCACCGAGGTTACCGTTAACGATTCCCATGATACCATGAAGAACCTGCTACTTGAGGAGATACACCCGGAGGCCCGGGTGATCACGGGGTCTCCCAAACCCTCCAGCATGTGCCAGGGACTGGACGAGAGCTTCGGAGCTGTGTTCCTCACGGGCTGCCACGCCCGGGCGGGAACCCCTGGGGTCCTAAGCCACACCTACACACAGGACGTGGCCGAGTTGCGGTTCAACGGGATGGTGTTCGGGGAGATCGCCATGAACGCGGCCTTCGCCGGGGCGGTAGGAGTGCCCGTGGCACTGGTGGTAGGCGATTCCGCCGCGGCAGAAGAGGCCATCGGGGCCCTGGGGCACCTGGGTCCAGTCCAGGCCCTGGCGGTAAAGCGCCACGTGACCCGCTTCTCAGCGGACCACACCCACCCCAGCAGGAGCAGGCAGCTCATCAGGGAGGCTGCCCGGAGGGCGGTCTTGGGAGCCTCAAGGATAAGCCCCTTCCTGGTGGAGGGGCCTGTGGGTGTGGAGATTCGCTTCATCAACCCGGGGCTGGCCGACGCCGCCAGCCTCATGCCTGGGGTCACCCGGCTGGACGCCCTTACCGTGGCCTGCCAGGCTCTTGACTGTCTCACGGCGCTCAGGGCCGCCAGGGCCATGATAGTCCTGGCCTCCAGGAACTAG
- a CDS encoding cob(I)yrinic acid a,c-diamide adenosyltransferase, which yields MKVSRQGVIMVFTGKGKGKTTAAIGMGVRSVGHARRVLMVQFMKGPGRLYGETEALKALPGFTVVQSGSDRFARKGNPDPEDMRKAQEGLELAQEALTSGGCDLLILDEVNVAVDYGLVSEEDVLGLLDLKPPEADIILTGRGATEAIIHRADLVSEVQEVKHHYQAGVSAQAGIEF from the coding sequence ATGAAGGTGTCACGACAGGGCGTTATCATGGTTTTCACAGGGAAGGGCAAGGGAAAGACCACAGCGGCCATAGGCATGGGGGTGAGGTCCGTGGGACACGCAAGACGAGTGCTCATGGTCCAGTTCATGAAGGGCCCCGGGAGACTCTACGGGGAGACGGAGGCCCTGAAGGCCCTCCCTGGGTTTACCGTGGTCCAGTCCGGGAGCGACCGGTTTGCCCGCAAGGGAAACCCCGACCCTGAGGACATGAGGAAGGCCCAGGAAGGCCTGGAACTGGCTCAAGAGGCTCTCACCAGTGGAGGGTGCGACCTTCTCATACTGGACGAGGTAAACGTGGCGGTGGACTACGGGCTGGTCTCAGAGGAGGACGTCCTGGGGCTCCTAGACCTGAAGCCCCCTGAGGCTGACATCATCCTCACGGGCCGGGGGGCGACCGAGGCCATAATCCACAGGGCTGACCTGGTAAGCGAGGTTCAGGAGGTTAAGCATCACTACCAGGCCGGGGTCTCGGCACAGGCCGGGATCGAGTTCTAG
- a CDS encoding PrpR N-terminal domain-containing protein — MDVMVGFIASDADLASRCAARASDLGVQCIPVVSPPEGYLRSLREIESGGCNAVVAPSQVVSALQGRSRLPMVPLSPGPYDVLRAIGEARTLGDRIALLHFGPGTLPVQLFRELVGTGVTEITPGRSRDQILSALKDSRTRGLQVVVGGQGVASLASWTGLEAVEIRVGPEALTDAVARAVEMGRVTKRLSSRLQRLTQAFPGAEPRALMPALVTESPAMKEVRPRLVAVATREEPVLFLGETGTGRQFWARQVHLARGRPAASFVSLECLSLACDEAEAALSHALARAKGGTLFLANVTALPRDTRRRVRGLLQMPFPAAEGILLCASAFEGVQGLGEDPDLLGSFPLSIPIPPLRQRTGDIEALFCAFVQELAPTPGEMGPFLDVGFLSDAGWSRLKSYDWPGNVRELRNLAIRYVTLSGALPRALDEVEREVLQGLEVPATGPGYVQVSVGPLEDMVDEILRKTLASADGNRSEVARRLSISRTTLWKRLKKRGDVTLYGS, encoded by the coding sequence ATGGATGTCATGGTGGGTTTCATTGCCAGCGACGCGGACCTGGCTTCGCGCTGTGCCGCCAGGGCCTCCGATCTTGGTGTCCAGTGCATCCCCGTGGTCTCCCCGCCCGAGGGCTACCTGAGATCCCTAAGGGAGATAGAGAGCGGTGGCTGCAATGCCGTGGTGGCTCCCTCACAGGTGGTTTCAGCCTTGCAGGGCCGTTCCCGCCTTCCCATGGTACCGTTGTCTCCAGGTCCCTATGACGTCTTGCGGGCCATTGGTGAGGCCAGGACCCTAGGGGATCGCATCGCCCTTCTTCACTTCGGACCCGGCACGCTTCCGGTCCAGCTCTTCAGGGAACTGGTGGGCACTGGCGTCACCGAGATCACACCAGGACGTTCCAGGGACCAGATCCTGTCCGCGCTCAAGGATTCCCGGACAAGAGGGCTCCAGGTAGTTGTGGGTGGCCAGGGCGTGGCATCCCTCGCCTCATGGACAGGCCTGGAGGCCGTCGAGATCAGGGTGGGCCCTGAGGCCCTTACCGATGCCGTGGCCCGGGCAGTGGAGATGGGGAGGGTCACCAAGCGCCTTTCTTCACGACTCCAGCGCCTGACCCAGGCGTTTCCCGGCGCGGAACCCAGGGCCTTGATGCCGGCCCTGGTAACCGAGAGCCCGGCCATGAAGGAGGTAAGGCCCAGGCTCGTGGCCGTGGCCACCAGGGAGGAACCCGTGCTGTTCCTGGGGGAGACGGGTACCGGCCGGCAGTTCTGGGCACGCCAGGTTCACCTGGCAAGGGGAAGGCCTGCGGCATCATTTGTCTCCCTGGAGTGCCTGTCCCTGGCTTGTGATGAGGCCGAGGCGGCCCTGAGCCATGCCCTGGCCCGGGCAAAGGGGGGCACACTGTTCCTAGCCAACGTGACGGCGCTGCCCAGGGACACCCGGAGGAGGGTTAGGGGCCTACTTCAAATGCCGTTCCCGGCTGCGGAGGGCATCCTCCTGTGCGCGTCAGCCTTTGAGGGCGTCCAGGGACTGGGAGAGGACCCTGACCTTCTCGGTTCCTTCCCGCTTTCGATCCCGATCCCTCCCTTAAGGCAGAGGACGGGGGACATTGAAGCCCTGTTCTGTGCCTTTGTCCAGGAACTGGCTCCCACCCCCGGGGAGATGGGGCCCTTTCTTGACGTGGGCTTTCTCTCGGATGCAGGGTGGTCCAGGCTAAAGAGCTACGACTGGCCGGGAAACGTAAGGGAGCTGAGGAACCTGGCTATTCGCTACGTTACACTGTCCGGCGCGCTTCCCCGGGCTCTTGATGAGGTGGAAAGAGAGGTTCTCCAAGGGCTGGAGGTGCCCGCTACGGGCCCGGGATATGTGCAGGTCTCCGTTGGGCCCCTGGAGGACATGGTCGATGAGATCCTCCGGAAGACCCTGGCCAGCGCAGACGGCAACCGTTCCGAGGTGGCCAGGCGCCTGAGCATAAGCAGGACCACTCTATGGAAAAGATTGAAAAAGAGGGGGGATGTAACTCTATATGGGAGCTAG
- a CDS encoding RodZ domain-containing protein gives MKDIGEALKRAREERGLSLREVQTATKIRQKYLEALEAGDDSVMPGEVYTKGFIRSYAEYLGLDGWEMVGHYKAWKDSVRPSSELKPEERPVQLRRVRPPHYPAWVLVLLLVAFGGFLGRQYYLSSRPVKAPPVEAPVEEEPAGEPEPTPEEPPGEPGMPAIRRVEISPTVVEYHVPAESVQLEVGVAPITDRCWMHVTVDGRVVFDGMLAPGQIQAWETSGEVRIRAGRPWSLTFNLNGVSWGPEGDREGVPMDLLFKVE, from the coding sequence TTGAAGGACATCGGCGAGGCCCTAAAAAGGGCTAGGGAGGAACGGGGCCTAAGCCTCAGGGAGGTGCAAACTGCCACCAAGATCAGGCAGAAATACCTGGAGGCCCTGGAGGCGGGGGACGATTCTGTCATGCCAGGTGAGGTCTACACCAAGGGCTTCATCCGTAGCTACGCCGAGTACCTGGGGCTTGACGGGTGGGAGATGGTGGGGCACTACAAGGCCTGGAAGGACTCAGTGCGGCCGAGTTCGGAGTTGAAGCCTGAGGAGAGGCCTGTCCAGCTGAGAAGGGTGCGGCCCCCGCACTACCCGGCGTGGGTGCTGGTGCTTCTCCTCGTGGCCTTCGGAGGTTTCCTGGGCCGCCAGTACTACCTGTCAAGCAGGCCGGTAAAAGCCCCGCCGGTGGAGGCACCCGTAGAGGAGGAGCCCGCCGGTGAGCCTGAGCCGACCCCCGAGGAGCCCCCCGGTGAGCCTGGGATGCCTGCCATCAGGAGGGTGGAGATCTCGCCCACCGTAGTGGAGTACCATGTGCCTGCCGAGAGCGTCCAGCTGGAGGTAGGGGTTGCGCCAATCACGGATCGCTGCTGGATGCATGTGACCGTGGACGGCCGGGTGGTGTTCGACGGCATGCTCGCGCCCGGGCAGATCCAGGCGTGGGAGACCTCAGGGGAGGTAAGGATCAGGGCGGGGAGACCGTGGTCTCTCACCTTCAACCTGAACGGGGTCTCCTGGGGCCCAGAGGGAGACCGGGAGGGTGTTCCAATGGACCTGTTGTTCAAGGTGGAATAG
- a CDS encoding YbaK/EbsC family protein has product METRVTRYLESVGVSYVLKPHSKAVYTARDAARERGIRLSQVIKAMLLKDGEGFLMVLVQGDREIDWRKLKMRLGTSAAMATREELENFTGFPLGAVSPLALPEPCRVLLDDAITRGRYVDISSGDLLLGVELLSEDLVRLVSGEVGSFSLPARNP; this is encoded by the coding sequence ATGGAGACACGGGTTACGAGGTACCTCGAATCTGTAGGGGTGAGTTATGTCCTGAAGCCTCACTCTAAAGCGGTCTACACAGCCAGGGATGCCGCGCGGGAGCGAGGGATCAGGCTGTCCCAGGTTATCAAGGCAATGCTCTTGAAGGATGGGGAGGGCTTCCTCATGGTCCTTGTGCAGGGGGACAGGGAGATTGACTGGAGGAAGCTCAAGATGCGGCTGGGCACTTCCGCGGCTATGGCCACCCGGGAGGAGCTGGAAAACTTCACAGGCTTTCCACTGGGGGCCGTGTCCCCGCTGGCCCTGCCCGAGCCCTGCAGGGTACTCCTTGATGACGCCATTACCAGGGGGCGTTATGTGGATATAAGCTCCGGGGACCTCCTCCTGGGTGTGGAACTCCTCTCGGAGGACCTGGTGCGCCTGGTTTCTGGTGAGGTAGGTTCCTTCTCCTTGCCCGCCCGGAACCCGTAG
- the asnS gene encoding asparagine--tRNA ligase produces the protein MTQDATVNTISRYLGKEVRIRGWLYNMRSSGKVAFLIVRDGTGFLQAVAVRGAMPETFDGLARLTQESAIVVTGVARGDARAPGGYEMELRGLEVMHLASEGYPVTHKEHGVEFLMDNRHLWLRTPRQNALMRVRHHVVSAARNFLDSEGFVLVDSPILTPAACEGQTTLFETEYFGDKAYLSQSGQLYNEAAAMAFGRVYCFGPTFRAEKSKTRRHLVEFWMLEPEMAYCELPECMEVEERLVTAVIQHVLVSCRHEMAVLERDTSSLEQVKPPFPRISYDEALELLRDSGREIEWGDDFGAPDETLISNSYEKPVFVYGFPSQCKAFYMQPHPERPDVTLSADLLAPEGIGEITGGGQRVHDVEVLKERIQEHGLPEAAYRWYVDLRLYGSVPHSGFGMGIERLVSWITGTEHVRETIPFPRMINRIYP, from the coding sequence ATGACCCAGGATGCCACCGTAAACACCATCTCCCGTTACCTGGGAAAGGAGGTCAGGATCAGGGGCTGGCTGTACAACATGAGATCCAGCGGCAAGGTTGCCTTCCTGATAGTGCGGGATGGGACAGGCTTTCTCCAGGCTGTGGCTGTCAGGGGCGCCATGCCTGAGACCTTTGATGGGCTGGCGAGGCTCACCCAGGAGTCCGCCATCGTGGTTACGGGCGTTGCGCGGGGGGATGCCAGGGCCCCTGGCGGGTACGAGATGGAGCTCCGGGGGCTAGAGGTGATGCACCTGGCCTCCGAGGGCTACCCGGTCACCCATAAGGAACACGGTGTAGAGTTCCTCATGGATAACAGGCACCTCTGGCTCCGGACCCCCAGGCAGAACGCACTGATGAGGGTGCGCCACCATGTGGTGTCCGCTGCCCGGAACTTCCTGGACAGTGAGGGTTTCGTGCTGGTGGACTCCCCCATACTCACCCCTGCCGCCTGTGAGGGGCAAACCACCCTCTTCGAGACTGAGTACTTCGGAGACAAGGCCTACCTCAGCCAGAGTGGCCAGCTGTACAACGAGGCGGCAGCCATGGCCTTCGGTCGCGTCTACTGTTTCGGGCCGACCTTCCGGGCGGAGAAGTCCAAGACCCGCAGGCACCTGGTGGAGTTCTGGATGCTTGAGCCCGAGATGGCCTACTGCGAACTCCCAGAGTGCATGGAAGTGGAAGAACGCCTGGTCACGGCAGTAATCCAGCATGTCTTGGTTTCATGCCGCCACGAAATGGCTGTGCTGGAAAGGGACACCTCTAGCTTGGAGCAGGTTAAACCGCCTTTTCCTCGAATATCGTACGATGAGGCCCTGGAACTCCTGCGGGACAGCGGCCGGGAGATAGAGTGGGGGGATGACTTCGGGGCGCCCGACGAGACCCTGATCTCCAACTCCTACGAGAAACCGGTGTTCGTTTACGGTTTTCCCAGCCAGTGTAAGGCCTTCTACATGCAGCCTCACCCGGAACGGCCGGATGTGACGCTCTCTGCGGACCTCCTGGCTCCGGAGGGCATAGGTGAGATAACCGGCGGCGGCCAGCGGGTTCACGACGTTGAGGTCCTCAAGGAGCGCATCCAAGAGCATGGGCTCCCGGAGGCCGCCTACCGCTGGTATGTGGACTTGCGTCTCTACGGCAGCGTACCACACTCGGGTTTTGGCATGGGCATCGAGAGACTAGTGTCATGGATCACCGGTACGGAGCACGTTAGGGAGACCATTCCCTTCCCGCGGATGATCAACAGGATCTACCCGTAA
- a CDS encoding UPF0182 family protein, with translation MGARRLTFVIGLGVFLAFAGFSLFADVYVDLQWFRNLGYLTVFQTALASRLLTGLAVALATALFILANLLVATRTRPVGFRVLQNVVEEVRLPSNITPFIMAIPAVLGILTGIGASGQWMVIRQFLAATPFGLQDPFFGTDIGFYVFSLPFVSLVYQLAFSILVITAMLVGLYYVLAGAVTWTGRVSMAQAARTHLFLLIAAMLALKAFGYRLAVYNLLYSPRGVAFGASYTDINAQLPALRVLSVIALVAVVLTLLNIRSRGFRWIGTGLAILLVSSVGLGSLYPSFIQQFQVSPDEISKETPYMIENIRHTNLAFGLDRIAERDYPAEVALTLKTLEGAQDTLNNVRLWDPRALKDTFSQLQEIRLYYQFNDVDVGRYNVDGEVRQVFLAAREVNQARIAEAARTWVNLHLKFTHGYGIVMSPASEVSTEGLPVFFIKDIPPRTTGGLVVTRPEVYYGELTGDYVVVNTREPEFDYPLGDSSALTHYEGQGGVRVGSFLNRLFLAVRVGSYRVLLTQAITPDSRVMLHREITDRTAKIAPFLRYDSDPYLVLGDDGRLFWIIDAYTTTDAFPYSEPYRGRFNYIRNSVKVLVDAYHGTVDFYVFDEEDPIVATYRKIFPDLFKPASEMREDLRAHVRYPLDLFLVQAEMLSTYHMRDPGLFYNKEDLWSMPTETYAGEQQPLLPYYVIMTIPGEEEPEFVLILPFTPAQKQNMVGWLAARSDGENYGELMLFRFPKDRLVFGPMQIEARIDQDAFISQQLTLWGQVGSSVIRGNLLVIPINSSLLYIEPLYLQSTGSRIPEFKRIIVAYGDQIVMENDLASALAVLFGEGGPGPTPPGDQDGEDLTLAQLIQRASRAFADAQEASQGGDWAGYGRALEDLRRALEALASLTGETPLITPDEEAVE, from the coding sequence ATGGGAGCTAGGCGCCTTACATTCGTCATAGGTCTGGGTGTGTTCTTGGCCTTCGCAGGCTTCAGCCTGTTTGCCGATGTGTACGTGGACCTCCAGTGGTTTCGGAACCTGGGTTATCTCACAGTGTTTCAGACCGCCCTGGCCTCCCGGCTCCTCACGGGGTTGGCGGTGGCACTGGCAACGGCGCTCTTCATCTTGGCCAACCTCCTGGTGGCTACGAGGACCCGTCCCGTGGGCTTCCGGGTGCTGCAAAACGTGGTGGAGGAGGTAAGGCTTCCCTCAAACATCACGCCCTTCATCATGGCCATCCCTGCGGTTCTCGGGATACTAACGGGGATAGGGGCATCCGGGCAGTGGATGGTGATCAGGCAATTCCTCGCTGCGACGCCCTTTGGGTTACAGGACCCTTTCTTTGGCACTGACATAGGCTTCTACGTATTCAGCCTTCCCTTTGTTTCCCTGGTCTACCAGCTGGCCTTCTCCATCCTGGTGATCACGGCAATGCTGGTGGGCTTGTACTATGTCCTGGCGGGAGCGGTAACGTGGACTGGCCGGGTCAGCATGGCACAGGCGGCCAGGACCCACCTGTTCCTGCTCATTGCCGCGATGCTGGCACTGAAGGCCTTTGGCTACCGCCTGGCCGTATACAATCTCCTTTACTCCCCGCGAGGCGTGGCCTTCGGGGCAAGTTATACCGACATCAACGCTCAGCTCCCCGCCCTCAGGGTGCTCAGCGTCATAGCCTTGGTCGCGGTGGTCCTCACCCTTTTGAACATAAGGAGCCGGGGGTTCAGGTGGATAGGCACGGGACTTGCCATTCTCCTGGTTTCCTCGGTTGGGCTTGGCTCCCTCTATCCTTCCTTCATCCAGCAGTTCCAGGTGTCTCCCGATGAGATCTCCAAGGAGACCCCCTACATGATTGAGAACATACGCCACACCAATCTTGCCTTTGGGCTGGACAGGATAGCTGAAAGGGACTACCCGGCGGAGGTCGCACTGACCCTCAAGACACTGGAGGGAGCCCAGGATACACTGAACAACGTGAGGTTATGGGACCCCAGGGCACTGAAGGACACCTTCAGCCAGCTGCAGGAGATCCGCCTCTACTACCAGTTCAATGATGTGGATGTTGGGCGCTACAACGTGGACGGCGAGGTCCGCCAGGTGTTCCTCGCCGCCAGGGAGGTTAACCAGGCCAGGATAGCCGAGGCGGCTCGCACCTGGGTTAATCTCCACCTTAAGTTCACCCACGGCTATGGTATTGTGATGAGCCCGGCATCCGAGGTGAGCACTGAGGGGCTTCCTGTCTTCTTCATAAAGGACATACCCCCCAGGACCACCGGGGGCCTGGTGGTGACCAGGCCCGAGGTCTACTACGGGGAGCTCACCGGTGACTACGTGGTGGTGAACACCAGGGAGCCCGAGTTCGACTACCCACTGGGGGATTCCAGCGCTCTTACGCACTACGAGGGACAGGGAGGGGTGCGGGTAGGCTCATTCCTGAATCGCCTCTTCCTGGCGGTGCGGGTTGGGAGTTACCGGGTGCTGCTCACCCAGGCCATCACTCCTGACAGCCGGGTGATGCTCCACAGGGAGATCACTGACAGGACCGCGAAGATCGCGCCATTCCTGAGGTATGACAGTGACCCCTACCTGGTGCTGGGAGATGACGGGAGGCTCTTTTGGATCATCGATGCCTACACCACCACGGACGCCTTCCCCTACTCGGAACCGTATAGGGGACGGTTCAACTACATCAGGAACTCCGTGAAGGTACTGGTGGACGCCTACCATGGGACCGTGGACTTCTATGTCTTCGATGAGGAGGATCCCATTGTTGCCACCTACAGGAAGATCTTCCCCGACCTGTTCAAGCCGGCCTCCGAGATGAGGGAGGACCTCCGGGCCCACGTGCGCTACCCGCTGGACCTCTTCTTGGTCCAGGCGGAGATGCTTTCGACCTATCACATGAGGGACCCGGGTCTCTTCTACAACAAGGAAGACCTGTGGAGTATGCCTACTGAGACCTACGCTGGGGAACAGCAGCCCTTGCTCCCCTACTACGTGATCATGACCATCCCGGGAGAGGAGGAGCCGGAGTTCGTGCTCATACTCCCGTTTACCCCGGCCCAGAAGCAGAACATGGTGGGGTGGCTAGCGGCCCGCTCCGACGGGGAGAACTACGGGGAGCTCATGCTCTTCAGGTTCCCCAAGGACCGGCTGGTGTTCGGTCCCATGCAGATCGAGGCCAGGATAGACCAGGATGCCTTCATATCCCAGCAGCTCACCCTGTGGGGGCAGGTGGGTTCCAGCGTCATCCGGGGTAACCTGCTGGTCATACCCATCAACTCATCCCTCCTTTACATTGAACCCCTTTACCTGCAGTCTACCGGCAGCAGGATACCGGAGTTCAAGCGTATCATCGTAGCCTACGGTGACCAGATCGTGATGGAGAATGACCTGGCGTCCGCCCTGGCGGTACTCTTTGGGGAGGGCGGCCCTGGGCCCACACCCCCTGGGGATCAGGATGGCGAGGACCTCACCCTCGCCCAGCTCATCCAGCGAGCCTCCAGGGCCTTCGCTGATGCCCAGGAGGCCTCCCAGGGGGGCGACTGGGCCGGCTACGGCCGGGCACTGGAGGATCTCCGCCGGGCGCTGGAGGCGCTGGCGTCTCTTACAGGGGAAACCCCCCTTATAACCCCGGATGAGGAGGCTGTGGAATGA
- a CDS encoding arginase family protein yields MVNLTLSESAPPLRPGDVLDHEMAAGPRSLLDAGVVSSLAQEGLALDQLVFVPQGTPPRGDALSHLHWCLEQVAFSTQEAAARGSLPLTLGDCTVAIGVMAGLQRRSNRVAVVWMDAHGDLNTEASSLSGYLGGMPLGCLLGHSLPGIARALGLTGLAETSVIHVGARDLDPYEEAFLERSRVTVVSCQEVNEPGLQARTARNLGKMLRGHDAVYLHVDVDVLDPSVMPCVTFPSPLGLSLDALSSLITALAASAPVWALTVSAFNPARPGAGRAGKVLAGATSRWAASLVAGGSKVPPALKSPDAPGGQPPKGGQPL; encoded by the coding sequence ATGGTCAACCTCACTCTCTCAGAAAGCGCCCCGCCCCTCCGACCCGGGGACGTCCTGGATCACGAGATGGCCGCGGGCCCCAGGTCTCTCCTGGATGCAGGGGTGGTTTCATCCCTGGCCCAAGAGGGCCTGGCCCTCGACCAACTGGTCTTCGTGCCCCAGGGCACCCCGCCCCGGGGTGATGCCCTTTCCCACCTTCACTGGTGCCTGGAGCAGGTGGCCTTCAGCACTCAGGAAGCAGCTGCCCGGGGGAGTCTCCCGCTAACCCTCGGTGACTGCACCGTTGCCATAGGGGTCATGGCGGGTTTACAGCGTCGGTCAAACAGGGTCGCCGTGGTCTGGATGGACGCCCACGGTGACCTCAATACGGAGGCATCCTCCCTCTCGGGCTACCTGGGAGGAATGCCCCTGGGGTGCCTCCTGGGACACTCCCTGCCCGGCATTGCCCGGGCCCTGGGATTGACGGGCCTGGCCGAGACCTCCGTGATCCACGTGGGGGCCAGGGATCTGGACCCATACGAGGAAGCCTTCCTGGAACGCTCCAGGGTGACGGTGGTGTCCTGCCAGGAGGTGAACGAGCCAGGCCTCCAGGCCAGGACAGCCCGGAACCTGGGCAAGATGCTCAGGGGACACGACGCCGTCTATCTCCACGTGGATGTAGATGTTCTAGATCCCTCAGTCATGCCCTGCGTAACCTTCCCCTCCCCACTTGGCCTGTCCCTGGATGCCCTCAGCAGCCTTATAACGGCACTAGCTGCTTCAGCCCCGGTATGGGCCCTCACCGTTTCGGCCTTCAATCCCGCCCGGCCCGGGGCCGGCAGGGCTGGCAAGGTTCTGGCTGGGGCGACTTCCAGGTGGGCGGCGTCACTGGTGGCCGGGGGGTCCAAGGTGCCCCCAGCCCTTAAGTCGCCGGATGCTCCGGGGGGGCAGCCACCTAAAGGAGGTCAACCGTTGTGA
- a CDS encoding L,D-transpeptidase family protein → MYTPRAYMAYPDQVHVTIDVTSRFLTLSLRRATHGVYPVAVGKPSTPTPVGKWSIGHKVVHPNWHVLGTRWMGLNIPWANYGIHGTNAPWSIGRYISNGCIRMHNHDIEAIFPLVPVGTPVSIVSSYGHWQGPTGPTRDEVWLLQVRLRDLGHDPGPVDGISGPRTQGALMAFQRQVGLPATGRLDQEARAALGL, encoded by the coding sequence ATGTACACTCCCCGGGCTTACATGGCCTACCCTGATCAGGTTCACGTAACCATCGACGTCACCAGCCGTTTTCTCACGCTGAGCCTCCGCAGGGCAACCCATGGGGTGTACCCTGTAGCTGTGGGGAAACCGTCCACCCCTACCCCCGTGGGAAAGTGGAGCATCGGCCATAAGGTGGTCCACCCCAACTGGCACGTTCTGGGCACCCGCTGGATGGGACTGAACATTCCCTGGGCAAACTACGGGATACACGGCACCAACGCACCCTGGTCCATCGGCCGCTACATCTCCAATGGATGCATACGCATGCACAATCATGATATCGAGGCCATCTTCCCCCTGGTGCCAGTGGGAACCCCTGTCAGCATCGTATCCTCGTACGGGCACTGGCAGGGCCCCACAGGACCCACGAGGGACGAGGTATGGCTCCTGCAGGTGCGCCTCAGGGACCTGGGCCATGACCCAGGCCCGGTGGACGGTATCTCCGGCCCCAGGACCCAGGGAGCGCTCATGGCCTTCCAGCGCCAGGTGGGCCTTCCGGCCACCGGCAGACTCGACCAGGAGGCCCGGGCCGCCTTGGGTCTCTAG